In Thioalkalivibrio paradoxus ARh 1, the following are encoded in one genomic region:
- the pip gene encoding prolyl aminopeptidase, translating to MAPFYPAIEPNRTGRLDVGDGHRLYWEECGRPDGIPAVFLHGGPGSGCEPWHRRFFDPERYRIVLFDQRGSGRSTPHASLDANTTPHLVADIERLRVALGIERWLVFGGSWGSTLGLAYAESHPDRVLGLILRGIFLCRPRDIAWFYQSGADRLFPEAWADYLEPIPEAERGDLVAAYHRRLTDADPAVRERAAQAWSVWEGRCSCLQPNPDVLAHFAAPAVAVSLARIECHYFINGSFLAPDQLLRDAGRLARIPGMIVHGRYDVVCPVEQAVALHRAWPAAKLQIVPDAGHSAAEPGIAERLVAATDDFAARLA from the coding sequence ATGGCCCCGTTCTACCCCGCGATCGAACCCAACCGGACCGGCAGGCTCGACGTCGGCGACGGCCATCGACTGTACTGGGAAGAGTGCGGCCGCCCGGACGGCATTCCCGCGGTGTTTCTGCATGGCGGTCCGGGGTCCGGCTGCGAGCCCTGGCACCGCCGGTTCTTCGATCCGGAGCGCTACCGCATCGTGCTGTTCGACCAGCGCGGCTCGGGACGCTCCACCCCCCACGCGAGCCTGGACGCGAACACCACGCCGCATCTGGTCGCGGACATCGAACGGCTGCGGGTCGCACTTGGCATCGAGCGCTGGCTGGTGTTCGGTGGATCCTGGGGCTCGACGCTGGGGCTCGCCTATGCCGAAAGCCATCCGGACCGTGTGCTGGGGCTGATCCTGCGCGGGATCTTCCTGTGCCGGCCGCGGGACATCGCATGGTTCTACCAGTCGGGGGCCGACCGGCTGTTTCCGGAGGCCTGGGCCGACTATCTGGAGCCGATCCCCGAGGCCGAGCGCGGCGACCTGGTCGCGGCCTACCATCGGCGCCTGACCGATGCCGATCCGGCAGTACGCGAGCGGGCGGCGCAGGCCTGGTCGGTCTGGGAGGGTCGCTGCTCCTGCCTGCAACCGAACCCGGACGTGCTGGCCCATTTCGCAGCGCCTGCGGTCGCGGTCAGCCTGGCGCGGATCGAGTGCCACTATTTCATCAACGGCAGCTTTCTTGCGCCGGATCAGCTGCTGCGCGATGCCGGGCGTCTGGCGCGGATCCCGGGAATGATCGTGCACGGGCGCTACGACGTCGTCTGCCCGGTCGAGCAGGCAGTCGCCCTGCACCGCGCGTGGCCTGCGGCCAAGCTGCAGATCGTTCCCGATGCCGGACATTCCGCGGCGGAGCCCGGCATTGCCGAGCGTCTGGTCGCAGCGACCGACGATTTCGCGGCGCGGCTGGCGTGA